The genomic stretch GTGCGCACGGGCCGCCCGCCGGTGCCTCGTCGCCTGCCGCCACACAGATCCCCCCTCCAAGCTGACTGATGGCTGTCTCGAGCACGGTGGAGCCACGGCAGCACCTGAGGAGCAGGCGCACTGATTCGCAATCAGCGTCGGTGGCCCCCGGCGGTGGGCGTGCTCGAACGCCTCGCCACGAACGCACCCGAGCTCGGCGCCAGGACGGGCCTGTTCCTCGCGGTCCTGCGCAGTTAGTTCCTCCTGGCCGACCTCGCCGCCTCGGTCGAGTGGACGCCGCGCTCGCGCATCGAGGACCTGGACGGCTGGTGGCGCGGCTGGTTCAGCTCCCTGGCGAGCAGCCCGCCCGCGTATCGCCTCGACGAGCTACTCGCTCTCTCGGAGGCGGGCGTGGCGACGAGGGACGATGCCCTGCTGTGCTCGGTCGCCGGCGACCGTGCAGGGCGGAGGTACGCGATCGGGCCGTGCACCGATGCGCCGTTCGTCGGCGCGTTCTCGCGGTCGCGGACGAATGCGGTGTCGTTCCGCGAGAACGACAGGGTGGCGCGGGCGCTGCTGCGGCGTCTCCGCGATCTGGGGCACGGCGAGCCGCAGGCCGCCGTCGAGGAGACGCCGCGCGTCGCGGATCCCGCTACTCCTGGATGAAGGCCAGCAGGTCGGGGTTGATGACGTCGGCGTGGACGGTCAGCATGCCGTGCGGGTAGCCCTCGTAGATCGTGAGGGTCGAGTTCTGGAGCAGCTCGTGCTGCTTCAGCGCGGCGTCTTCGTAGGGCACAACCTGGTCATCGTCGCCCTGCAGGACGAGGACGGGGACGGTGATGGCTGTCAGGTCCTCGGTCTGGTCCGTCTCGGAGAAGGCCTTGATGCCCTCGTAGTGCGCGAGCGCGGATCCGGTCATGCCCTGACGCCACCAGTTGTCGACCACCGGCTGGGAGAGTTGGACGCCGGGCCGGTTAAAGCCGTAGAACGGTCCGGAGGCGACGGCGTGGAAGAACTCGGCGCGATTCGCCGCGAGCGCGTCGCGGAAGCCGTCGAAAACGGAGATCGGAGTGCCCTCGGGGTTCGCCTCGGTCTGCACCATCAGCGGCGGCACTGCCGAGACGAGGACCGCCTTGGCCACGCGGCCCTGCGGCTCGCCGTACTTCGCGACGTAGCGGGCGACCTGGCCACCGCCGGTCGAGTGGCCGATGTGGACAGCATTGCGCAGGTCGAGGTGCTCGACCACGGCGTTCACGTCGCTGGCGTAGTGGTCCATGTCGTGGCCGGTGCCGACTGGGCTGGAGCGTCCGTGGCCGCGGCGGTCGCTCGCGATCACGCGGTAGCCGCGCGCGTGGAAGAACAGCATCTGCGCGTCCCAGTCGTCGGAGGACAGCGGCCAGCCGTGATGGAACACGATCGGCTGCGCGTCGGTGCTGCCCCAGTCCTTGTAGTAGATCTCCACGCCATCGTCCGTAGTCACAAACGGCATCATCGAACCTCCGTGTTCAGGTCGATCCCGAGCCCGGGATCG from Rathayibacter rathayi encodes the following:
- a CDS encoding alpha/beta fold hydrolase, producing the protein MPFVTTDDGVEIYYKDWGSTDAQPIVFHHGWPLSSDDWDAQMLFFHARGYRVIASDRRGHGRSSPVGTGHDMDHYASDVNAVVEHLDLRNAVHIGHSTGGGQVARYVAKYGEPQGRVAKAVLVSAVPPLMVQTEANPEGTPISVFDGFRDALAANRAEFFHAVASGPFYGFNRPGVQLSQPVVDNWWRQGMTGSALAHYEGIKAFSETDQTEDLTAITVPVLVLQGDDDQVVPYEDAALKQHELLQNSTLTIYEGYPHGMLTVHADVINPDLLAFIQE